One region of Sneathia sanguinegens genomic DNA includes:
- a CDS encoding mannose-1-phosphate guanylyltransferase, translated as MNIAIIMAGGSGTRFWPLSTENKPKQLLKLFSNKTLLEETIERLKRTQLYDDIYIVTGEKLAKKIKEAIDFKNILIEPVSKDTSFCISYACKKVVETYGEDISISIFPSDHLIRNEDLFKKSIEKALEFKDNIVIMGIEPNYPETAYGYIQYDGNEVVEFREKPNRETAEKYLEEGNYLWNSGMLFARAKVILGEIKKLLPEHYNLSLDAKRISFDIGVLEKTKLCKVVPVKFEWNDVGSYSSLDKVFKKDENKSIILTSAKCRTLQSENNIIINKEKNKDIALIGLDNIIVVNTEDNILICSKDKDQEIKKIVGMLNEE; from the coding sequence ATGAATATAGCAATAATTATGGCTGGAGGTTCTGGTACAAGATTTTGGCCACTATCAACAGAAAATAAACCAAAACAATTACTTAAATTATTTTCTAATAAAACTTTATTAGAAGAAACTATAGAAAGACTTAAAAGAACACAATTATATGATGATATTTATATAGTAACAGGGGAAAAATTAGCTAAAAAAATAAAGGAAGCAATAGATTTTAAAAATATTTTAATTGAACCAGTATCTAAGGATACTTCATTTTGTATATCATATGCCTGTAAAAAAGTTGTTGAAACTTATGGCGAAGATATAAGTATTTCTATATTCCCCTCAGATCATTTAATTAGAAACGAAGATTTATTTAAAAAAAGTATAGAAAAGGCTTTAGAATTTAAAGATAATATTGTAATAATGGGAATAGAACCTAACTATCCTGAAACTGCTTATGGTTATATACAATATGATGGAAATGAAGTTGTAGAGTTTAGAGAAAAACCTAATAGAGAAACAGCTGAAAAATACCTTGAAGAAGGAAATTATTTATGGAATAGTGGTATGCTTTTTGCTAGAGCAAAGGTAATATTAGGAGAAATAAAAAAATTATTACCAGAACATTATAATTTATCACTAGATGCTAAAAGAATAAGCTTTGATATAGGAGTTTTGGAAAAAACAAAGTTATGTAAGGTAGTTCCTGTAAAATTTGAATGGAATGATGTAGGAAGTTATAGTTCATTAGATAAGGTATTTAAAAAAGATGAAAATAAATCAATAATTTTGACTTCTGCAAAGTGTAGAACTTTACAAAGTGAAAATAATATAATAATTAATAAAGAAAAAAATAAAGATATTGCACTAATAGGTTTGGACAATATTATAGTTGTTAATACGGAAGATAATATTTTAATTTGTTCAAAAGATAAGGATCAGGAAATAAAGAAAATAGTGGGTATGCTTAATGAAGAGTAG
- the wzy gene encoding O-antigen polysaccharide polymerase Wzy, with protein MKKSDALILHIFVLLISILIYSINFDIKFREIYLLLIYIYTIFTAHLFLDVMNAYLVFLYTLGLFNFSRIILDLLNYERIGWATKFANYYFSIGVINELLYVFLLTLLFIHLGFYIAINTNKLDFNIELKRNELYLAFAKGIFIIFSFILAIKLFIQFKAILSYGYTAYYTGVLSNIEYPSYTYGSGTIMTIAFVIFLVSAPNKKEFIIYSTLFLLVKLLDSLKGARAIFLTQFLFILWYYTKAYKVKIKYMDMFKIFGFIMVFSQILVSFREKKLFSLKLISSLENFFFSQGVSYLVLGYTIDLKEKIENKLYIIQGIFGFKAQGQEALNTTNSLADVLTNILDPIAYKKGEGIGSNFIAESYLLGYLVMIIVFILLGYFIIYYEIKVGKNKILLLLASYIVPNLFYIPRGSLFGGGLLKYIAFYVIVPLVIMKGLDLWKKYLN; from the coding sequence ATGAAAAAAAGTGATGCACTAATATTGCATATATTTGTGCTTTTAATATCTATTTTAATTTATAGCATTAATTTTGATATAAAATTCAGAGAAATTTACTTATTATTAATATATATATACACTATTTTTACAGCACATTTATTTCTAGATGTTATGAATGCATATTTAGTATTTTTATATACCCTGGGCTTATTCAATTTTAGTAGAATAATATTGGATTTATTAAATTATGAAAGAATAGGTTGGGCAACAAAATTTGCTAATTATTATTTCAGCATTGGGGTTATAAATGAGCTTTTATATGTGTTTTTGCTTACATTACTCTTTATACATTTAGGATTTTATATAGCAATTAATACAAATAAATTAGACTTTAATATTGAATTAAAAAGGAATGAATTATACCTTGCATTTGCTAAGGGAATATTTATAATATTTTCATTTATTTTAGCAATTAAGCTTTTTATACAATTCAAAGCTATTTTAAGTTATGGTTATACGGCATATTATACAGGTGTTTTAAGTAATATTGAATATCCGTCATATACTTATGGAAGTGGAACTATAATGACTATAGCCTTTGTTATATTTTTAGTATCAGCACCTAATAAAAAAGAGTTTATAATATATTCAACCTTATTCTTATTAGTAAAATTATTAGATTCTTTAAAAGGAGCAAGAGCTATATTCTTGACTCAATTTTTATTTATATTGTGGTATTATACTAAAGCGTATAAGGTGAAAATAAAATATATGGATATGTTTAAAATATTTGGCTTTATAATGGTATTTTCACAAATATTAGTTAGTTTTAGAGAAAAGAAACTTTTTTCATTGAAATTAATATCATCACTTGAAAATTTTTTCTTTTCACAAGGAGTTAGCTACTTAGTATTAGGCTATACAATAGACTTGAAAGAAAAAATAGAAAATAAACTCTACATTATTCAAGGAATATTTGGATTCAAAGCACAAGGACAAGAAGCTCTTAATACAACGAATTCATTAGCTGATGTATTAACAAATATATTAGATCCAATAGCCTATAAAAAAGGTGAAGGTATAGGATCTAATTTTATAGCAGAGTCATATTTGTTAGGTTATTTAGTAATGATAATAGTCTTTATTTTACTAGGCTATTTCATAATCTATTATGAAATTAAAGTTGGTAAGAATAAGATTTTACTATTATTAGCCTCATATATTGTGCCTAATTTATTTTATATACCAAGAGGTTCACTATTTGGAGGAGGTTTGCTTAAATATATAGCCTTTTATGTAATAGTACCTTTAGTAATTATGAAAGGATTGGATTTATGGAAAAAATACCTAAATTAG
- a CDS encoding thioredoxin family protein, whose amino-acid sequence MTNFEKYLEFNSKEDKEKQENLLNNINISAEDTKKIKGISKEKNLLIFAEPFCPDCRILVAIVERIRSLNSLCINVEYLSRKDNFGKLNMLSENNKIPCVFLIDGIKVTKILEEYPNTFENSDENILAYRKGQYNQLIINTILNILTKEN is encoded by the coding sequence TTGACTAATTTTGAAAAATATCTTGAATTTAATTCAAAAGAAGATAAAGAAAAACAAGAAAATTTATTAAATAATATTAATATTTCTGCAGAAGACACAAAAAAAATAAAGGGTATTAGCAAAGAGAAAAATCTTTTGATCTTTGCTGAACCTTTTTGCCCTGATTGCAGAATTTTAGTAGCTATTGTTGAAAGAATAAGAAGTTTAAATTCACTTTGCATAAATGTGGAATATTTATCAAGAAAAGACAATTTTGGTAAATTAAATATGCTTTCTGAAAACAATAAAATTCCCTGTGTCTTTTTAATTGATGGCATAAAAGTTACAAAAATATTAGAAGAATATCCTAATACTTTTGAAAATTCAGATGAAAATATATTAGCTTATAGAAAAGGGCAATATAATCAATTAATTATAAATACTATCCTTAATATATTAACAAAGGAAAATTAA
- a CDS encoding ketopantoate reductase family protein — MKILIAGIGAMGGSFAHKLSNKHEIVAIDTWQENVKKINENGLTVVDLGKKIINKNIKAYMLEEYKEKADLIIIFVKSMLLETMLEKLKPNIGDNTKVLCMLNGLGHIQTLKKYIKDENIVIGISLITASLKSAGSIALTSYAYNEISGLNEKGRENAKMVAKLITDCGLPTNFVSDVKEAIWEKACVNGVFNSLSTILDLRLGEFRDLPRLEHILKEIIEEFHKIALFEGVDFDKNKAFEKVYRCTQKGYQGEFHYPSMHQDLRQHGRKTEIDFLNGYISEKGKEYGEKTPYCDLITFEIKALERKLIK; from the coding sequence ATGAAAATTTTAATTGCTGGAATAGGAGCCATGGGAGGTTCATTTGCACATAAATTATCAAATAAACATGAAATTGTAGCAATTGATACTTGGCAAGAAAATGTAAAAAAAATAAATGAAAATGGGTTAACTGTTGTAGATTTAGGTAAAAAAATAATTAATAAGAATATAAAAGCATATATGCTAGAAGAGTATAAAGAAAAGGCAGATTTGATTATTATTTTTGTTAAGTCTATGTTGCTTGAAACTATGCTTGAAAAATTAAAGCCTAATATAGGGGATAATACAAAGGTTTTATGTATGTTAAATGGTTTAGGACATATACAAACATTGAAAAAGTATATAAAAGATGAAAATATCGTTATAGGAATATCTTTAATTACAGCTAGTCTTAAGAGTGCAGGTAGTATAGCATTAACAAGTTATGCCTATAATGAAATAAGCGGTTTGAATGAAAAGGGTAGAGAAAATGCAAAAATGGTTGCAAAATTAATAACAGATTGTGGTTTGCCAACAAATTTTGTTAGTGATGTAAAAGAAGCAATTTGGGAAAAAGCCTGTGTTAATGGAGTATTTAATAGTTTATCTACTATTTTAGATTTAAGATTAGGGGAATTTAGAGATTTACCTAGACTTGAACATATATTAAAAGAAATTATAGAAGAATTTCATAAAATTGCCTTATTTGAAGGAGTTGATTTTGATAAAAATAAAGCCTTTGAAAAAGTGTATAGATGCACACAAAAAGGGTATCAAGGAGAATTTCATTATCCATCTATGCATCAGGATTTAAGACAACATGGAAGAAAGACAGAAATAGATTTTTTAAATGGATATATATCTGAAAAAGGAAAAGAATATGGTGAAAAAACACCTTATTGTGATTTAATTACTTTTGAAATAAAAGCATTAGAAAGAAAGTTGATAAAATGA
- a CDS encoding glycosyltransferase family 2 protein codes for METTFTIFTPTYNRAEKLKRVYNSLLKQTFKDFCWLIIDDGSSDNTEEVVKNFKNLNIRYVYVKNGGKQRAYNKAIELANSKYFICLDSDDYFLEYSLEKIAEYMKKTSSKQIGVGYLSGYDDKKYIGTKLIEKDISMFDQYNKYKVKGDKGLCFKLDLLKKYRFKVFEGEKFTTEAYLYNQISRTYTFLWVNEIYEIKEYLENGLTAKYDKLLCTNPKGQALYYNQMFLLKKDIIIASRYIKFCLIAKKKIKDIIKESNSKVFTILALPLAMYMYLKWRIKNEKK; via the coding sequence TTGGAAACAACATTTACAATATTTACGCCAACGTATAATAGGGCGGAAAAGTTAAAAAGAGTTTATAATTCACTTTTAAAGCAAACATTTAAAGATTTTTGCTGGCTTATAATAGATGATGGCTCAAGTGATAACACAGAAGAAGTCGTAAAAAACTTTAAAAATTTAAATATACGATATGTATATGTAAAAAATGGTGGGAAGCAAAGAGCATATAATAAGGCAATTGAATTAGCCAATTCTAAGTATTTTATTTGTTTGGATTCAGATGACTATTTTTTAGAGTATTCTTTAGAAAAAATTGCTGAATATATGAAAAAAACAAGTTCAAAGCAAATAGGAGTAGGATATTTGTCAGGATATGATGACAAGAAATATATAGGTACAAAATTAATAGAAAAAGATATATCTATGTTTGATCAATATAACAAATATAAAGTAAAAGGTGATAAGGGGCTTTGTTTTAAATTAGATTTATTGAAAAAATACAGATTTAAGGTTTTTGAAGGAGAGAAATTTACTACTGAAGCCTATTTATATAATCAAATTTCAAGGACTTATACTTTTCTTTGGGTTAATGAAATATATGAAATAAAAGAATATTTAGAAAATGGACTTACAGCAAAATATGATAAATTATTATGTACTAATCCAAAAGGACAAGCCTTGTATTATAATCAAATGTTTTTACTTAAAAAAGATATTATTATTGCAAGTAGATATATTAAATTCTGTCTAATTGCTAAAAAGAAAATAAAAGATATAATAAAAGAGTCAAATTCTAAAGTATTTACAATACTTGCTTTACCTTTGGCTATGTATATGTATTTAAAATGGAGAATAAAAAATGAAAAAAAGTGA
- a CDS encoding NfeD family protein, with protein sequence MLTLFWGLLAGAFLIIELIIPALVSIWFAISAFVVMFIAIFTDSLKIQFFIFICLSIILLISTKKFINKFIKPSKNICDKLLTENTAIVEKIISTNKYEVKYKGVIWSAISEDCNLKIGEEVKIVSYKGNKMIIKKGDE encoded by the coding sequence ATGTTAACACTATTTTGGGGCTTGTTAGCTGGTGCATTTCTTATAATAGAACTCATAATCCCAGCTTTAGTTTCCATATGGTTTGCTATTTCAGCCTTTGTTGTAATGTTTATAGCAATTTTTACAGATTCATTAAAAATACAATTTTTTATATTTATTTGTTTGTCAATTATTCTATTAATTAGCACAAAAAAATTTATAAATAAATTTATAAAACCCTCAAAAAATATTTGTGATAAACTTTTAACTGAAAATACAGCTATAGTTGAAAAAATTATTAGTACAAATAAATATGAAGTTAAGTACAAGGGTGTAATTTGGTCTGCTATTTCTGAAGACTGTAACCTAAAAATAGGTGAAGAAGTAAAAATCGTTTCATACAAAGGCAATAAAATGATAATAAAGAAAGGTGATGAATAA
- a CDS encoding valine--tRNA ligase: MINLLKDKYIACEIENNLYENWEEKKYFTPELDNDKPYYSIILPPPNVTGILHIGHVLNTSITDSIIRYKRMKGFNTLWLPGTDHAGIATQNKVERMLLEQGTTKEKIGKKAFIAKTWEWKNKYGNIITKQLRKIGASLDWSREMFTMNEKSSDAVKKAFIKLYEDDLIYQGEYIVNWCPFDKTALADDEIDHEDKDSFLWYIQYPVKDSDIKLIVATTRPETMLGDTGVAVNPKDERYANLIGKKVILPLVNREIPIVADEYVDMEFGTGAVKMTPSHDPNDFEVGKRCNLEFINIFTEDAHVNKNGGKYEGLDRFEARKQIVEDLKNLGLLVKIEKHKNSVGHCYRCNNIIEPRVSKQWFVRMKPLAKKALEVVKNKEIILEPKRMEKIYYNWLENIRDWCISRQIWWGHQIPAYYDENGKIYVANSYEEACEKAGTTNLTQENDVLDTWFSSALWPFSTMGWPNESLDLDKFFPTSALVTGADIIFFWVARMIMFSLYFKNEIPFKYVYFTGIVRDEIGRKMSKSLGNSPDPLDIIQNKGADALRFGLLFNTTQGLDIRFNEALVDMGANFVNKVWNASKFVLSNLEDFDKNTSIMDLEFKTEDSWILSRLSNISGLIDKNMSEYNIDQSCKLAYEFFKGDFCDWYVEIAKTRIYNSTDKKDKLTAQWVLRHILDYSLRLLHPFIPYVTEYIWQYVKTSGDTIMLAEFPTYDKGLVMNDIENDFSFLQEATTAIRNIKAEANVSPAKQIEILYATKNEKEASILIDNLKILTKLANVTKVSKIEHIPDLVGFRLVRETEIYVPLADLIDKNKEIEKIQKEIEKISKELERVNNKLNNKAFMEKAPENIRKKEEGIKKELTDKLEKLNNNLNKFKI; encoded by the coding sequence ATGATTAATTTATTAAAAGATAAATATATTGCTTGTGAAATAGAAAATAATCTTTATGAAAATTGGGAAGAAAAAAAATATTTCACACCTGAATTAGACAATGATAAACCTTATTATTCAATAATATTACCCCCACCTAATGTTACAGGTATTTTACATATAGGTCATGTTTTAAATACTTCTATAACTGATTCTATTATTCGTTATAAAAGAATGAAAGGTTTCAATACTTTATGGTTACCTGGTACAGACCATGCTGGAATAGCTACACAAAATAAGGTAGAAAGAATGCTTTTAGAACAAGGAACAACCAAGGAAAAAATTGGTAAAAAAGCTTTCATAGCTAAAACTTGGGAATGGAAAAATAAGTATGGTAATATCATTACAAAACAATTAAGAAAAATTGGTGCTTCGCTTGATTGGTCTCGTGAAATGTTTACAATGAATGAAAAATCATCTGATGCTGTAAAGAAAGCTTTTATCAAACTATATGAAGACGATTTAATATATCAAGGTGAATATATAGTAAATTGGTGTCCTTTTGATAAAACAGCTCTTGCTGATGATGAAATTGATCATGAAGACAAAGATAGCTTTTTATGGTATATACAATATCCTGTAAAAGATAGTGACATAAAACTTATTGTTGCTACAACTAGACCAGAAACTATGCTAGGTGATACAGGAGTTGCTGTAAATCCTAAGGATGAAAGATATGCAAATTTAATTGGAAAAAAGGTTATACTTCCTCTTGTTAATAGAGAAATCCCTATAGTTGCTGATGAATATGTTGATATGGAATTTGGTACTGGGGCAGTTAAAATGACTCCATCACATGATCCTAATGATTTTGAAGTTGGTAAAAGATGTAATTTAGAATTTATAAATATCTTCACAGAAGATGCACATGTAAATAAGAATGGTGGCAAATATGAAGGTCTTGACAGATTTGAGGCTAGAAAACAAATTGTTGAAGATTTAAAGAATTTAGGTCTTTTAGTTAAAATAGAAAAACATAAAAATTCTGTAGGTCACTGTTATAGATGTAATAATATCATAGAACCTCGTGTTTCTAAACAATGGTTCGTGCGTATGAAACCTTTAGCTAAAAAGGCCCTAGAAGTTGTTAAAAATAAGGAAATTATTCTTGAACCTAAAAGAATGGAAAAAATTTACTATAATTGGCTTGAAAATATAAGAGATTGGTGTATTTCAAGACAAATATGGTGGGGACATCAAATTCCTGCTTATTACGATGAAAATGGTAAAATTTATGTTGCAAATTCTTATGAAGAAGCTTGCGAAAAAGCAGGAACTACAAACTTAACTCAAGAAAATGATGTGCTAGATACTTGGTTTTCTTCAGCACTTTGGCCTTTTTCAACTATGGGTTGGCCTAATGAAAGTTTAGATTTAGATAAATTCTTTCCAACTTCAGCTCTTGTAACTGGTGCTGATATAATATTCTTCTGGGTTGCTCGTATGATAATGTTCAGCTTATATTTCAAAAATGAAATACCTTTTAAATATGTATATTTCACTGGTATAGTTAGAGATGAAATAGGTAGAAAAATGAGTAAATCTCTAGGAAATTCTCCTGATCCTTTAGATATAATACAAAATAAAGGAGCTGATGCCCTAAGATTTGGTTTACTATTTAATACTACTCAAGGTTTGGATATTAGATTTAATGAAGCCTTAGTTGATATGGGAGCAAATTTTGTAAATAAGGTATGGAATGCTTCAAAATTTGTTTTAAGTAATTTAGAAGATTTCGATAAAAATACCTCTATTATGGATCTTGAATTTAAAACTGAAGATTCTTGGATTTTATCAAGATTAAGTAATATTTCAGGTTTAATTGATAAAAATATGTCTGAATATAATATTGATCAAAGTTGTAAATTAGCTTATGAATTTTTCAAAGGTGATTTCTGTGATTGGTATGTTGAAATTGCAAAAACTAGAATATATAATTCTACTGATAAAAAAGATAAGCTAACTGCTCAATGGGTTTTAAGACATATTTTAGATTATTCACTTAGATTATTACATCCTTTTATTCCTTATGTTACTGAATATATTTGGCAATATGTTAAAACTAGCGGAGACACTATTATGTTAGCAGAATTTCCTACTTATGATAAAGGTCTAGTTATGAATGATATAGAAAATGATTTTAGTTTCCTTCAAGAAGCTACAACAGCAATTCGTAATATTAAAGCAGAAGCTAATGTAAGTCCTGCTAAACAAATTGAAATTTTATATGCTACAAAAAATGAAAAAGAAGCTAGTATTTTAATTGATAATTTAAAAATATTAACAAAATTAGCTAATGTCACTAAAGTTTCAAAAATTGAACATATCCCTGATTTAGTCGGTTTTAGATTAGTTCGTGAAACTGAAATTTATGTTCCTTTAGCTGATTTAATTGATAAAAATAAAGAAATTGAAAAAATACAAAAAGAAATTGAAAAAATTTCTAAAGAACTTGAAAGAGTAAATAATAAATTGAATAATAAAGCCTTCATGGAAAAAGCTCCAGAAAATATACGAAAAAAAGAAGAAGGCATAAAAAAAGAATTAACTGATAAATTAGAAAAATTAAATAACAATTTAAACAAGTTTAAAATTTAG
- a CDS encoding SPFH domain-containing protein, giving the protein MLIFLSILVIIIFILVITGIKIVPESNVYVIETLGKYNKQLKAGFNIINPLFDNIAKKVSLKETVNDFPPQPVITKDNATMMIDTVVYFQITDPKLYTYGVENPISAIENLTATTLRNIIGDLTVDQTLTSRDTINSKMRVELDEATDPWGIKVNRVELKTILPPDEIRVAMEKEMKAEREKRATILDAQAKKESAILIAEGEKQSSILKAEAHKEVQIKEAQGKAQAMLELKKAESEGLRILNENLPDDKIIKLKALETLTKVADGQATKIIIPSEIQNLASLITNIKEL; this is encoded by the coding sequence ATGCTTATATTTTTATCAATATTAGTTATAATAATTTTTATACTTGTAATAACTGGTATTAAAATTGTTCCTGAATCAAATGTTTATGTAATCGAAACTTTAGGTAAATATAACAAACAATTAAAAGCTGGCTTTAATATAATCAATCCATTATTTGATAATATTGCAAAAAAAGTTAGCTTAAAAGAAACTGTTAATGACTTCCCACCTCAACCAGTAATAACAAAAGATAATGCTACTATGATGATAGATACTGTTGTCTATTTTCAAATAACAGATCCTAAGTTATATACTTATGGTGTTGAAAATCCTATATCTGCTATTGAAAATTTGACTGCTACAACTTTAAGAAATATTATAGGTGATTTAACTGTTGACCAAACTCTTACATCAAGAGATACCATAAATAGCAAAATGCGTGTTGAATTAGACGAAGCTACAGATCCTTGGGGTATAAAAGTAAATAGAGTTGAATTGAAAACTATTTTACCTCCTGATGAAATTAGAGTAGCTATGGAAAAAGAAATGAAAGCTGAAAGAGAAAAAAGAGCAACTATTTTAGATGCTCAAGCAAAAAAAGAATCAGCTATCCTAATAGCTGAAGGAGAAAAACAATCATCTATTTTAAAGGCTGAAGCTCACAAAGAAGTTCAAATTAAGGAAGCTCAAGGTAAGGCACAAGCAATGCTAGAACTTAAAAAAGCTGAAAGTGAAGGTTTAAGAATTTTAAATGAAAATCTACCAGATGATAAAATTATAAAACTTAAAGCTCTTGAAACACTTACAAAAGTAGCTGATGGTCAGGCAACAAAAATAATTATTCCTAGTGAAATTCAAAATTTAGCTAGTCTTATCACAAATATTAAAGAATTATAA
- a CDS encoding ABC transporter permease, with translation MNIMKIYMRSIWKLNLVYKWYFIISLFVDFFNIFSMLFIWYIVYKYNQNTSIKGFNFNSILLYTIFSTINSKFYDSEAEYTIADEIDSGQIINNFIRPISYFKRLIAESLGDFSFELLFYIFPILIIFISYTFYYNLNFNITYISILFYIITLIFSIIINFLLSFLTGLMAFYVNYIWGFMTFKSTLLTLITGQLFPLIFLPKILVDILKFTPFYYMNFAPISILLNQIKNNEIYKIILIQFCWCILLSLIVYFVWSSAKKYLSINGG, from the coding sequence ATGAATATTATGAAAATTTACATGCGTAGTATATGGAAATTAAATTTAGTATATAAATGGTATTTTATTATTAGCTTATTTGTAGATTTTTTCAACATATTTAGCATGTTATTTATTTGGTATATTGTATATAAGTATAACCAGAACACATCAATAAAAGGTTTTAATTTCAATTCTATCTTACTTTATACAATATTCTCTACTATTAACTCCAAATTTTATGACTCTGAAGCTGAATATACCATTGCTGATGAAATCGATAGCGGTCAGATAATAAATAACTTTATAAGACCAATTTCATATTTTAAACGATTGATTGCTGAAAGTTTAGGTGATTTTTCATTCGAACTATTATTTTATATTTTTCCAATTTTAATTATTTTTATTAGTTATACATTTTATTATAATTTGAATTTTAATATAACATACATTAGTATCCTATTTTACATAATAACCTTAATTTTTAGTATAATAATAAATTTTTTACTTAGTTTTTTAACTGGCTTAATGGCTTTTTATGTAAACTATATTTGGGGCTTTATGACTTTTAAAAGTACCCTTTTAACCCTTATAACTGGTCAGTTATTTCCACTAATATTTTTACCAAAAATCCTTGTAGATATACTTAAATTTACTCCATTTTATTACATGAATTTTGCACCAATTTCAATTTTACTAAATCAAATTAAAAATAATGAAATTTACAAAATCATTCTTATACAATTTTGCTGGTGTATCTTATTATCACTTATAGTATATTTTGTTTGGTCATCTGCAAAAAAATATTTATCAATAAATGGAGGTTGA
- a CDS encoding lipopolysaccharide biosynthesis protein has protein sequence MKSSILKGTLIYTMANTIIKLGGLVFLPIMTRILTTEEFGIIGILSPITTIFTIVLGLGFYNVILKKYVDLKSNKKELERFKFTVVFFVFCLNVVVFLILLLPISRRCIEKILNIDYILILLSIVIAMVNSLNNIALSLFRIERKYYKVAVGSLISFFTNYILAIYFISKLGLGIRGSQFANLFAVVTLFIFLYVEYFKDISPNFSNKYLVYSIYNGIPLIFIELTDQLVNFSDRYILARYNIAFSLIGAYTLAYTGSRILAVITGSFINAWTAELYENIYDERINRNLELFFSILAFFCIGASLFSKEAISLLFPAHYLKAIQYMPIVLTSTIVQSLYSLDYYFHYFEKSKYIVLFTFMALVINVGLNIIFIPLFIDNAVLIAGLTTLIALSVRAIIEFYIIKKYFKISFRYKKFILYFLLAFNPLIFYISRMDLSILAISIKILYILICIIILIKDDKNWKQHLQYLRQRIIGRKS, from the coding sequence ATGAAGAGTAGTATTTTAAAAGGAACTTTAATATATACAATGGCAAATACGATAATAAAACTTGGTGGTTTGGTATTCTTGCCTATAATGACTAGAATTTTAACAACTGAAGAATTTGGTATAATAGGTATTTTATCACCTATAACAACAATTTTTACAATAGTTTTAGGTCTAGGTTTTTATAATGTAATATTAAAAAAATATGTAGATTTGAAGTCGAATAAGAAGGAATTAGAAAGATTTAAATTTACGGTAGTATTTTTTGTATTTTGTCTTAATGTAGTAGTATTTTTAATTTTATTATTGCCTATATCAAGAAGATGTATAGAAAAAATTTTGAATATAGATTATATACTTATTTTATTATCTATAGTCATAGCTATGGTAAATTCACTTAATAATATAGCCTTATCTTTGTTTAGAATAGAAAGAAAATATTACAAGGTTGCAGTGGGTTCGTTAATTTCATTTTTTACGAATTATATATTAGCAATATATTTTATTTCAAAATTAGGATTAGGAATAAGAGGTAGTCAATTTGCTAATTTATTTGCTGTTGTGACCTTATTTATTTTTCTATATGTAGAATATTTTAAAGATATAAGTCCAAATTTTTCTAATAAATATTTAGTTTATTCTATTTATAATGGAATACCTTTGATATTTATTGAATTGACAGATCAATTAGTTAATTTTAGTGATAGATATATTTTGGCAAGATATAATATAGCATTTTCATTAATAGGAGCATATACATTAGCATATACAGGATCAAGAATTTTAGCTGTAATAACAGGGTCTTTTATAAATGCATGGACAGCAGAATTATATGAAAATATTTATGATGAAAGAATAAATAGAAATTTAGAATTGTTTTTTTCAATATTAGCATTTTTCTGTATAGGGGCTAGTCTATTTTCTAAAGAAGCGATAAGTTTATTATTTCCAGCTCATTATTTGAAAGCTATACAATATATGCCTATAGTGTTAACTTCAACTATAGTTCAATCACTATATTCACTAGATTATTATTTTCATTATTTTGAAAAAAGTAAATATATTGTTTTATTTACCTTTATGGCGTTAGTTATTAATGTGGGTTTAAATATTATTTTTATTCCTTTGTTTATTGATAATGCTGTATTAATAGCAGGTTTAACTACCTTAATAGCCCTTAGTGTTAGAGCAATTATAGAATTTTATATTATAAAAAAGTATTTCAAAATAAGTTTTAGATATAAAAAATTTATATTATATTTTTTACTAGCATTTAATCCACTTATATTTTATATATCAAGAATGGATCTTTCTATATTAGCTATAAGTATTAAAATATTATATATTTTAATTTGTATTATTATTTTAATAAAGGATGATAAAAATTGGAAACAACATTTACAATATTTACGCCAACGTATAATAGGGCGGAAAAGTTAA